The following coding sequences lie in one Ictalurus punctatus breed USDA103 chromosome 16, Coco_2.0, whole genome shotgun sequence genomic window:
- the rc3h2 gene encoding roquin-2 — translation MPVQAAQWTEFLSCPICLNEFNGGGHKPISLGCSHTVCKTCLHKLHRKACPFDQTAIGIDIELLPVNRALLLLVGVPVPESQSVCLASAEDTQHYDVCRTCVEELALYLKPITGGKGVVSASVSALSRPMQRKLVTLVNCQLVEEEGRVRALRAARSLGERTITELILQHQNPQQLSANLWAAVRARGCQFLGPAMQEDALKLVLLALEDGSALSRKVLVLFVVQKLEARFPQASKTSIGHVVQLLYRASCFKVTKRDEDSSLMQLKEEFRTYEALRREHDAQIVHIAMEAGLRISPEQWSSLLYGDLVHKSHMQSIIDKLQSPESFTKSVQELTIVLQRTGDPANLNILRAPLELLAGIDQNVDTAIPSWEELESVMLAVKVVVHGLFEFIQNFSKKSHETFPSQPNSKYKTSMCRDLRQQGTCPRGVNCTFAHTQDELEKYRMRNKKVGSGTRPSLLPKTGAVKSSPVDVCVDEQEGVASESSSPTRLVPRGGEQEQDEVMKELADGFLATSQDLKTGSPPKSPASGPPADTSLLLKPSSLPQRAHHELTYFPEQRSAYDLPSCPSDNYFPAPLSNPHKPYLHRFPRSSPASDSSAPPPLAPPYPDSPLPSRLGLSPYPPSPSYPPLPHSHSHGHGVYAPVYDSRRLWRPQLYHRQDGRSNSLPLEVLHSSIYHPPLRERFNSLDSAYCSAASRRAALHREAYGRVALGSEDFYPLRQEQWAHQHHVSGRAPQHSPVFTVDLCSERVESGVCMSCKCGGADAPLGRYSPWSCGAVGPFDSEPLYSHSCSQHTDGECTSKHWLHVSEPYRRVKDEDPIIPFGEGPMISKWGAISRSSRTDHHTTEPVQATATHGRTATTTLINFRDYSSHVGQGECRWSPCGFESTRSGFLESEQRRSSFSNAGKRGAEFLVRDATESEPDRDIELELCALHMEDSEPPGIQSEASLEPRRENHLSGMFGDGAGSSRTAQSLPEHVVDAHLLKKMAFRKSLSPGGLNAGGLAVGGLVMKTGSRRPPGDSAGPSPGHEMILNGS, via the exons ATGCCCGTGCAGGCGGCGCAGTGGACGGAGTTCCTGTCCTGCCCCATCTGCCTGAACGAGTTCAACGGCGGCGGACACAAACCCATCAGCCTGGGCTGCTCGCACACCGTGTGTAAGACGTGTCTCCACAAACTGCACCGTAAAGCCTGTCCCTTTGACCAGACCGCCATCGGCATCGACATCGAGCTGCTGCCTGTCAACCGCGccctgctgctgctggtggGGGTGCCG gttccTGAAAGCCAGAGTGTGTGTCTGGCCAGCGCTGAAGACACACAGCATTATGACGTGTGCAGGACGTGTGTGGAGGAGTTGGCTCTGTACCTCAAACCCATCACCGGGGGGAAAG GCGTGGTGTCTGCGAGTGTGAGCGCGCTCAGTCGGCCCATGCAGAGGAAGCTTGTGACGTTGGTGAACTGCCagctggtggaggaggaggggcgTGTGAGGGCGCTGCGGGCGGCTCGCTCTCTGGGAGAACGCACCATCACCGAGCTCATCCTGCAGCACCAGAACCCACAGCAGCTCTCCGCCAACCTGTGGGCCGCCGTCCGGGCGCGAGGGTGTCAGTTCCTTGGACCTG CGATGCAGGAGGACGCACTAAAGCTCGTACTGCTTGCTCTCGAAGACGGCTCGGCGCTCTCTCGCAAGGTTCTGGTGCTCTTCGTGGTCCAGAAGCTGGAAGCTCGGTTCCCTCAGGCCTCCAAGACGAGCATCGGTCACGTGGTGCAGCTTCTGTACCGAGCTTCCTGCTTTAAG GTGACCAAGCGTGACGAAGACTCGTCCCTGATGCAGCTGAAGGAGGAGTTCCGTACGTACGAGGCTTTGAGGCGTGAACACGACGCCCAGATCGTCCACATCGCCATGGAGGCGGGGCTCCGCATCTCTCCCGAGCAGTGGTCCTCGCTGCTGTACGGCGACCTCGTCCACAAATCACACATGCAGTCCATCATAGACAAG CTCCAGTCCCCCGAATCCTTCACGAAGAGCGTGCAGGAGTTGACGATCGTCCTGCAGAGAACCGGAGACCCGGCCAACCTCAATATCCTCCGAGCTCCGCTAGAACTCCTCGCTGGCATCGACCAGAacgtgg acacaGCCATCCCCTCGTGGGAGGAGCTCGAGTCTGTGATGTTGGCGGTGAAGGTTGTGGTCCATGGGCTCTTCGAGTTCATCCAGAATTTCAGCAAAAAGAGTCACGAGACGTTTCCG TCTCAGCCCAACAGTAAATACAAGACCAGCATGTGCCGAGACCTGCGGCAGCAAGGAACCTGCCCACGAGGTGTCAACTGCACCTTCGCCCACACCCAGGACGAGCTGGAAaa GTACCGAATGCGGAATAAGAAGGTTGGTTCAGGAACCAGGCCGTCCCTTCTGCCCAAAACTGGGGCCGTTAAATCCTCACCTGTAGACGTGTGTGTCGACGAGCAAGAGGGTGTGGCCTCGGAGAGCTCCTCCCCCACTCGCCTCGTGCCCAGAGGAGGAGAGCAGGAGCAGGATGAGGTGATGAAAGAGCTGGCTGATGGATTCCTGGCTACCAGCCAAGACCT GAAAACGGGTTCTCCTCCGAAGAGCCCGGCGTCAGGACCTCCTGCAGACACCTCACTGCTCCTCAAACCCTCTTCTCTACCGCAAAGGGCTCACCACGAGCTCACATACTTTCCTGAACAGAGATCTGCATACGATCTGCCGTCCTGCCCTTCTG ataATTATTTCCCTGCTCCTCTGTCGAACCCTCACAAACCCTACCTGCATCGCTTCCCTCGCTCCAGCCCCGCCTCTGACTCCTCAGCCCCGCCTCCTCTGGCTCCTCCCTACCCTGACTCGCCCCTCCCGTCTCGTTTAGGCCTGTCTCCGTATCCCCCGTCCCCCTCTTACCCacccctccctcactctcactcccacGGTCACGGCGTGTACGCGCCGGTCTACGACAGTCGGCGTCTCTGGAGGCCTCAGCTGTACCACAGACAGGACGGCCGGAGCAACTCGCTCCCTCTGGAGGTGCTGCACTCGTCCATCTATCATCCCCCTCTCCGGGAGCGCTTCAACTCTCTCGACAGCGCCTACTGCAGCGCCGCCAGCAGGAGAGCTGCCCTGCACCGA GAGGCGTATGGCCGAGTCGCTCTGGGCTCTGAGGATTTCTACCCTCTCCGTCAGGAACAGTGGGCGCACCAGCATCACGTGTCGGGCCGAGCGCCGCAGCATTCCCCCGTCTTTACTGTGGATCTCTGCTCcgag cgtgtgGAGAGCggtgtgtgtatgagctgtaaatgtggagGTGCAGACGCGCCTCTCGGTCGTTACTCGCCATGGTCGTGTGGCGCCGTCGGCCCGTTCGACTCGGAACCTCTTTACTCTCACTCCTGTTCCCAACACACG GACGGCGAGTGTACGTCTAAACACTGGCTGCACGTTTCTGAGCCGTACAGACGCGTGAAGGACGAGGACCCCATCATCCCGTTCGGCGAGGGTCCTATGATCTCAAAGTGGGGCGCCATTTCACGCTCGTCTCGCACAGACCACCACACCACCGAGCCCGTACAGGCCACGGCGACGCACGGCCGCACCGCCACCACCACGCTCATCAActtcagag ATTACAGCTCTCATGTGGGACAGGGCGAGTGCCGGTGGAGTCCCTGTGGGTTTGAGTCAACTCGCTCCGGGTTCCTAGAGAG cgaGCAGAGACGCAGCTCCTTCAGCAACGCCGGGAAACGTGGAGCCGAGTTCCTGGTTCGGGACGCAACGGAGAGCGAACCGGACCGGGACATCGAGCTGGAGCTGTGTGCTCTACACATGGAGGACTCGGAACCACCGGGGATCCAGTCCGAG GCGTCTTTGGAGCCGCGGCGTGAAAATCACCTCTCCGGGATGTTTGGCGATGGAGCAGGAAGCTCGCGGACGGCGCAGTCGTTACCGGAGCACGTGGTGGACGCTCATTTACTGAAGAAGATGGCGTTTCG gaagtctctctctcccggGGGCCTGAACGCTGGAGGTCTCGCTGTGGGCGGTCTGGTGATGAAGACGGGTTCTCGAAGACCTCCAGGAGACTCAGCCGGACCGAGCCCGGGACACGAGATGATCCTGAACGGGAGCTAA